The DNA segment GTGAAGACTCCCTGGATGCTTCAAATCTTCTGGAAAAGCTGGCACAGATCAAAAAGTCTGAGCAGAAACTTGAGGAAGAATTCAATTCTCTTATACTGAAAGGATCATCCTCGTCAGAAGCCGGTAAGACACCTGATGACACAGGAATTCTTGCTCCCGGTTCAGGGAAAAGCAACGAGGCAAAGAAAAAGGAGCTTGCGCCTGAAAGTGAAGAGCTCAATATCCTCTTGCCCAGATCAGCAGGGTTCGGTCCGGCAAAAAGAAGTTTCCCTGAGAAAAAAATAAAGGAAGATGCCCCTCCCGAGAAGGATGACGAGGCTCAATTCAAGGTCAAGAGCATACTCGAGGAGAAAGCCAGGGAAGAGAAGCTTGTGCCCCTGGAAGAGGAAAAGGTTCCTGCAGATGCCGAAGCGGCAATAGAGAAGATAGCAGAGGAAACTATAGAGGAAGAAAAACTAGGATTCGTCGCTAAGATCAAGAGCCTCTTCAAAAAGATAGAGGTCGAGATCGAGCCCTATGACCCCCAGCTGCACGGTCCCATTTCTGAGTTCAGGGAAGTCGAAGGGTACGAGGAAATAGAACGCTACTGGGTCAACGAACCTTACACTTTCATAGTCATTCTCTATAACGAAGAGATAAATCATCACCTTTACTATGTGGTGGAACCGGAATTAACTGATTTTGAGAAAGTGTTCCTGGAAGAGATAAGGGACAGGCTGCGAGACGTGCTTCTGGTGGAAGATATCGACGAGGATGCATGTGACAAGGAAGCTGTCCTGGACACCAAGATCTGGTCCATCATACAGGACTACACCCTTGAGATCACATCCCCGATGCTTGCCAAGATATCCTACTATATCAAAAGGGACTTCATCCGTTTCGGTAAGATCGATGCACTCATGTGCGACACCTCCATCGAGGACGTTTCCGGTAATGGCCACGATGTCCCGATATTCCTTTACCACCGGAAATACCAGAACATCCCGACCAACATAGTATACCACGAGGACGAGCTCAACTCTTTCATTATCCAGATGGCACAGAGGAGCGGCAAGCACATATCCGTGGCCGAGCCCATCGTTGATGCCACCATGCCCGACGGGTCAAGGATACAGATGACACTGGGAACATGTGTCACTGCACACGGAAGTACTTTCACTATTCGTAAGTTCAGCGAGACCCCGATCACACCTGTGGACCTTATTAAGTGGGGGACCTTCTCCGCCGAGGCCATGGCTTACCTGTGGCTCTGCATTGAGAACAATAAGAGCCTTATCTATGCAGGAGGCACTGCTTCAGGTAAGACTTCATCACTTAACGCGGTCTCTCTTTTCATCCCTGAGAAAGCGAAGGTCATCACCCTTGAAGATACAAGGGAACTTAAACTGCCTCACCCCAACTGGATACCCAGCATGACCAGGGATTCGTTCACTGCTGACGAGAGAGGAGCCGTGGATATGTATGACCTGCTCAAGGCAGCACTGCGTCAACGCCCTGAATACCTGCTTGTGGGTGAGGTAAGAGGCAAGGAAGCACTGACACTTTTCCAGGCAATGTCCACAGGACACACCACCTTTTCCACAATGCACGCAGACTCTGTTGCTTCTGCCATCCACAGACTGGAAAACCCGCCCATCAGCGTGCCAAGGTCAATGATCCAGGCGCTGGATATCATGAGCATCCAGTCCCAGACATACACCAAGGGAAAACGTGTGAGAAGGAACATCAAGCTTGTTGAGATCATCGATATAGACCCCAATACAAGGAACATCAGAACAAATGATATATTTGTATGGGATTCCGAGAACGATGTCTTTATCAGGACCGGTGAGTCAAAGGCACTCTTTGATATCAAGATGCGCCGCGGCTGGGGACAGGCCAAGGTCGAAGAGGAACTCTATTATCGCCAGAAGATACTGGAGTACATGGTCAATAACAATATCAATGACTTTAATGAGATATCAGGTATCATCAATGCTTACCAGTCAAGGCCTGAAAGAGTCCTGCAGAAACTTCAGATTACCTAGTCAGGGGTGAAAGATTGACTGAAAAAGAGACTAACCCTGAAACCGCCATGCTGCAGATGGATGAAACTGAGCAGGAACCTGTTGAGAGCGCAGCTGGAGTTCCTGCAGACGAGGATAAAAAAGCAAAAGCTGCAAAAGCTAAGAAAAGAAAGAACAAAATGGACCTTGCGCCCCATATACAGAGGGCTGAGGTCTATTTGAAGGTTCTTAAGAAAGTACCTTTTGTTCTGCTCGGGACACAGATCAAAGCCCGGAAGCAGAATTACGTGAACCTGCAAAAGCAGCTTAACCAGGCACGCATACCCGTTTCCCACGAGATGTACATCTCGAATGCCATATTCTACTCCATACTTGCAGGGATATTCGGGGCTTTCCTGGGACTTTTGCTCACCTATATTATAATCGAGCTGGTCGGCCTTCCGGACCAGCTCACAAACCTTACTTTCAGTCCAAGTGTGGCTTTCCTCCTTTCCTACAAGGAGATATTCATAGCTTTTTTCATTACTATCGTTTTCATTGTGGGCCTGGGAGGACTGGTCTACAATATATTCATGCTCTACCCCGGGTTCCAGGCAGGAGAGCGCAAATCAAAGATAGACATGCAACTGCCTTACGCAGTGACATTCATGTATGCTCTGAGCAAGGGAGGCATGAACATCATAGATGTGTTCAGAGCCCTTGCAAGATCCGAGGACACTTATGGAGAGGCATCCAAGGAGATAGATGCTATCGTAAGGGATATGGATTACTTCGGCCACGACCTGAGGACAGCTCTTACGAACGCTTCGGAAACAACTCCTTCGGAGAGGTTCCAGGATCTCATATACAACCTGCTTACTGTGATAGACAGTGGAGGCAACATACCCAACTATTTCCGTGACAAGTCAGAGCAGTATCTTATAAAATCAGAAGTGGACCAGAAAGGATTCCTGGATACCCTGGCCCTGCTTGCAGAATCATATGTGACGGCCTTTGTCGCAGGCCCTCTCTTCATTATCATCATGGGAGTCATGATGGCCGTGATGGGCTCAGGGACAAGTACAATGGTA comes from the Methanolobus chelungpuianus genome and includes:
- a CDS encoding type II/IV secretion system ATPase subunit codes for the protein MADAQNETLQKTELEKAKAENEAVNDTVSDDTSLASEETIDLPVDDTEKQENEESEDSLDASNLLEKLAQIKKSEQKLEEEFNSLILKGSSSSEAGKTPDDTGILAPGSGKSNEAKKKELAPESEELNILLPRSAGFGPAKRSFPEKKIKEDAPPEKDDEAQFKVKSILEEKAREEKLVPLEEEKVPADAEAAIEKIAEETIEEEKLGFVAKIKSLFKKIEVEIEPYDPQLHGPISEFREVEGYEEIERYWVNEPYTFIVILYNEEINHHLYYVVEPELTDFEKVFLEEIRDRLRDVLLVEDIDEDACDKEAVLDTKIWSIIQDYTLEITSPMLAKISYYIKRDFIRFGKIDALMCDTSIEDVSGNGHDVPIFLYHRKYQNIPTNIVYHEDELNSFIIQMAQRSGKHISVAEPIVDATMPDGSRIQMTLGTCVTAHGSTFTIRKFSETPITPVDLIKWGTFSAEAMAYLWLCIENNKSLIYAGGTASGKTSSLNAVSLFIPEKAKVITLEDTRELKLPHPNWIPSMTRDSFTADERGAVDMYDLLKAALRQRPEYLLVGEVRGKEALTLFQAMSTGHTTFSTMHADSVASAIHRLENPPISVPRSMIQALDIMSIQSQTYTKGKRVRRNIKLVEIIDIDPNTRNIRTNDIFVWDSENDVFIRTGESKALFDIKMRRGWGQAKVEEELYYRQKILEYMVNNNINDFNEISGIINAYQSRPERVLQKLQIT